One Pseudomonas sp. MH9.2 DNA segment encodes these proteins:
- the tusD gene encoding sulfurtransferase complex subunit TusD, whose protein sequence is MKFSIALFSAAHEPSSRRALLFAQAVLAGGHEIVRLFFYQEGVHIASGNIVTPQDEQDLPRQWREFVTHHQLDGVVCIAAALRRGVLNKEEAQRYQRPAANVSAPWELSGLGQLHDAVQAADRLICFGGP, encoded by the coding sequence ATGAAGTTCTCCATTGCCCTTTTTTCTGCGGCCCATGAGCCCTCCTCCCGCCGCGCCCTCCTGTTTGCGCAGGCGGTGCTGGCTGGCGGCCATGAGATTGTCCGGCTGTTTTTCTATCAGGAAGGCGTGCACATCGCGTCGGGCAATATCGTCACGCCTCAGGATGAGCAAGATCTGCCACGCCAATGGCGCGAGTTCGTCACCCACCATCAGCTCGACGGTGTCGTGTGCATCGCCGCCGCCTTGCGACGTGGCGTGCTTAATAAAGAAGAAGCTCAACGCTATCAGCGACCAGCAGCCAATGTCTCAGCGCCGTGGGAGTTGTCGGGGCTAGGCCAACTGCATGATGCGGTGCAGGCAGCCGACCGACTGATCTGCTTCGGAGGACCTTGA
- a CDS encoding Bax inhibitor-1/YccA family protein, whose protein sequence is MREQDYAVNNGVQAEQLEVSRVLRNTYGLLAITLAFSGLMAFIAQQNHVRYPNVFVVLIGFYGLFFLTNKLRDSAWGLVSTFALTGFMGYLLGPILNRYLGMQGGAEVVSSAFAMTALVFGGLSAYVLITRKDMSFLGGFITAGFFVLLGAVLASMFFQISGLQLAISAGFVLFSSVCILFQTSAIIQGGERNYIMATISLYVSIYNLFVSLLQLFGLMGGSRN, encoded by the coding sequence ATGCGCGAACAGGATTACGCAGTGAACAACGGCGTGCAGGCCGAGCAGCTAGAGGTTAGCCGCGTCCTGCGCAATACATATGGTCTTCTGGCTATCACCCTTGCTTTCAGCGGTTTGATGGCTTTTATCGCTCAGCAGAATCACGTTCGTTACCCGAACGTATTCGTTGTGCTGATCGGTTTTTATGGCCTTTTCTTTCTTACCAATAAATTACGCGACTCGGCGTGGGGCTTGGTATCGACCTTCGCTCTGACCGGTTTCATGGGTTACCTGCTGGGCCCGATTCTCAACCGTTACCTGGGAATGCAGGGCGGTGCTGAGGTTGTCAGTTCCGCGTTTGCGATGACCGCGCTGGTATTCGGTGGTTTGTCCGCCTACGTGCTGATCACCCGCAAGGACATGAGCTTCCTCGGTGGTTTCATCACTGCTGGCTTCTTCGTCCTGCTGGGCGCGGTGCTGGCCAGCATGTTCTTCCAGATCAGCGGGCTGCAATTGGCGATCAGCGCAGGTTTCGTGCTGTTCTCCTCCGTTTGCATCCTGTTCCAGACCAGCGCCATCATCCAGGGCGGCGAACGTAACTACATCATGGCGACCATCAGCCTGTATGTATCGATCTACAACCTGTTCGTCAGCCTGTTGCAGCTGTTTGGCCTGATGGGTGGCAGCAGAAACTGA